One Dictyoglomus thermophilum H-6-12 DNA window includes the following coding sequences:
- a CDS encoding PilW family protein — MGVTLIKKLKGFSLVELLVSMTILLIIMSFSLPVFISSGEKIKKTELSEMAKNIAFFTVEYIRSRNVNYQNNPGKGSIIDAKYGSTYGTSYTLGNDSYHYYPGLVDINGDPLVINVNPSLPYQTYNDKPQSFYSVLQGFVPFGASDANLDNGKDKTTNLIPLVKYSKNISKNLFKAKGTYIPKIYTNDVKKTNPNSPDYDPHYTNDASLMKSTMNYEGFRILTRIIARKRYTSDPEHVQFYDVLVRVFWVYGGKEYSYEVANQIMTWGD; from the coding sequence ATGGGTGTGACTTTAATTAAAAAATTGAAAGGGTTTTCTTTGGTAGAACTTCTGGTAAGCATGACTATTTTGCTTATTATTATGAGTTTTTCTCTTCCTGTTTTTATCTCTTCTGGAGAAAAAATAAAAAAAACAGAGCTTTCAGAGATGGCAAAAAATATAGCCTTTTTTACTGTTGAATATATAAGATCAAGAAATGTTAATTATCAAAATAATCCTGGAAAAGGATCTATTATAGATGCCAAATATGGATCCACATATGGTACTAGTTATACATTAGGTAATGATTCCTATCATTATTATCCTGGGCTTGTAGATATAAACGGCGATCCATTAGTCATAAATGTTAATCCTTCTCTTCCTTATCAAACTTATAATGATAAGCCTCAATCTTTCTATTCTGTCCTACAAGGATTTGTTCCCTTTGGAGCTTCTGATGCCAACCTCGATAATGGAAAAGATAAAACTACTAATTTAATTCCTTTGGTTAAATATTCTAAAAATATATCAAAAAATCTTTTCAAGGCAAAAGGAACTTATATACCTAAAATTTATACAAATGATGTTAAAAAAACTAATCCAAATTCTCCTGACTATGATCCTCACTATACTAACGATGCCAGTTTAATGAAAAGTACTATGAACTACGAAGGTTTTAGGATTCTTACAAGAATTATAGCAAGAAAAAGATATACTAGTGATCCAGAACATGTCCAATTTTATGATGTTCTTGTAAGAGTCTTTTGGGTTTATGGTGGTAAAGAATACTCTTATGAGGTAGCAAATCAAATAATGACTTGGGGAGATTAA